In Candidatus Omnitrophota bacterium, a single genomic region encodes these proteins:
- a CDS encoding DUF3786 domain-containing protein, with the protein MGYEVALKKSWEDLANLKAPKNLSVKFLADEYSVDSVAKNILSLSCNAPAKDFVSILILHYLAQRIKGLPILGGQWLTFRELSGVEGYYDAYHKRSIEPIIRKYGKNPDAIKDILGRLPGKISEGGDVSIIIEAFANVPVLIKLWKQDAEFGPDANMYFDASIKNIFCTEDIVMLAQMVASQL; encoded by the coding sequence ATGGGGTATGAAGTTGCGTTAAAAAAGTCTTGGGAGGATTTAGCTAACCTTAAGGCGCCCAAGAATTTATCTGTAAAGTTTTTGGCGGATGAGTATAGTGTAGATAGCGTAGCCAAGAATATTCTTTCTTTATCCTGTAATGCGCCGGCCAAGGATTTTGTGAGTATTCTAATTTTACATTATCTGGCGCAAAGAATAAAAGGACTGCCTATATTAGGCGGCCAGTGGCTTACTTTTAGGGAGCTCTCTGGGGTTGAAGGCTATTACGATGCATATCATAAGCGTTCGATTGAACCGATAATTCGCAAATATGGCAAGAATCCCGATGCGATTAAAGATATTTTAGGCAGGTTACCGGGAAAAATTTCAGAAGGCGGGGATGTAAGTATTATTATTGAGGCTTTTGCAAATGTTCCGGTGCTGATTAAATTATGGAAACAAGATGCGGAGTTTGGTCCGGATGCCAATATGTATTTTGATGCAAGCATAAAGAATATTTTTTGTACCGAGGATATTGTAATGTTGGCACAAATGGTCGCCAGTCAGTTATGA
- a CDS encoding thermonuclease family protein has protein sequence MSKKIVLLLFLVVLVITGCQASSGKGYDYSNILITRAVDGDTLVLENKERVRLIGIDTPEMHESNKLNRDAARSGQDVEAIKQLGRRSYEFTKKLVEGKRARLEFDVDRYDKYKRILAYVYLEDGTFVNAKIVEEGYASLMTYPPNVKYADLFLRLNRQARENKRGLWE, from the coding sequence ATGAGCAAAAAGATTGTCCTATTATTATTTCTGGTAGTTTTAGTTATAACGGGTTGTCAGGCATCGAGTGGTAAAGGTTATGATTATAGTAATATTTTGATAACTCGAGCAGTAGATGGAGATACGCTGGTATTGGAAAATAAGGAGCGGGTACGTTTAATCGGTATCGATACTCCAGAGATGCACGAATCGAATAAACTTAATCGTGATGCTGCGCGTTCAGGCCAAGATGTTGAGGCAATTAAGCAACTAGGCAGGCGTTCTTATGAATTTACTAAAAAACTTGTTGAAGGTAAACGAGCAAGATTAGAGTTTGATGTAGACAGATATGATAAATATAAAAGAATCCTGGCCTATGTTTATCTGGAAGACGGAACATTTGTAAACGCCAAGATTGTGGAGGAGGGGTATGCTTCGCTGATGACTTATCCACCGAATGTAAAATACGCGGATTTGTTTTTAAGATTAAACCGTCAAGCCAGAGAGAATAAGAGAGGATTGTGGGAGTAA
- a CDS encoding chorismate synthase gives MLRCLTAGESHGKGIVAILEGFPAGFQVDLAAINKELKRRQAGFGRGKRMQIESDWAEIVSGLKNNFTLGSPITLLIKNKDASIEKLHKILAARPGHADLAGLLKYGFTDIREVLERASARSTVATVAIGAICKGLLKEFGIVLTSNVLSVGGEFTKNGIEAKIAEAISNKDTVGGIFEVVAKNVPVGLGSYVQADRRLDSRLAAGIMAIPGIKSFEVGLGLGYAVSFGSEVHDAIYFNNKKGYFRSTNNAGGIEGGISNGQEIVLRACMKPISTLMKPLDSVNIQSKKSAKAAVERSDTCVVESAGIVAESATAFVLAEAFLEKFGSDCLRDIKESYKNYLKRIC, from the coding sequence ATGTTAAGGTGTTTAACTGCAGGTGAATCACATGGAAAAGGGATAGTTGCTATTTTAGAAGGATTTCCGGCTGGATTTCAGGTGGATCTTGCTGCGATAAATAAAGAATTAAAACGCAGGCAAGCAGGATTTGGCCGTGGCAAGCGTATGCAGATAGAGAGTGACTGGGCCGAGATCGTCTCTGGCTTAAAAAATAATTTTACCCTGGGTAGCCCAATTACCCTGTTAATTAAGAATAAAGATGCTAGTATTGAAAAGTTGCATAAAATTCTGGCTGCTCGTCCAGGACATGCGGATTTAGCCGGGTTATTGAAATATGGTTTTACGGATATCCGGGAAGTATTGGAACGTGCTTCGGCGCGCAGCACGGTAGCGACGGTGGCAATAGGAGCAATATGTAAGGGGCTGCTTAAGGAGTTTGGAATTGTTCTTACCAGTAATGTTTTGTCGGTGGGAGGAGAATTTACCAAAAATGGCATAGAGGCTAAAATAGCCGAGGCGATTAGTAATAAAGATACAGTCGGTGGGATTTTTGAGGTAGTTGCTAAAAATGTACCGGTTGGTCTTGGCAGCTATGTGCAGGCTGATCGCAGGCTGGATAGCCGGCTGGCCGCAGGAATTATGGCTATTCCGGGAATTAAATCCTTTGAAGTAGGGTTAGGATTAGGATATGCGGTTAGTTTTGGTTCAGAAGTGCATGATGCGATTTATTTTAATAATAAAAAAGGCTATTTTCGCTCGACTAATAATGCAGGCGGTATTGAAGGCGGGATATCTAACGGCCAGGAGATTGTTTTACGCGCCTGCATGAAGCCGATCTCTACACTCATGAAACCGCTTGATTCGGTGAATATCCAAAGTAAAAAATCTGCTAAGGCTGCGGTTGAGCGTTCAGATACATGCGTAGTTGAATCTGCCGGTATTGTGGCTGAATCTGCGACTGCCTTTGTTTTAGCTGAGGCATTCTTAGAAAAGTTCGGCTCTGATTGTTTAAGAGACATAAAAGAAAGCTATAAAAATTATTTAAAAAGAATCTGTTAG
- a CDS encoding SpoVG family protein: MEENAISVSRIYKLDTDSKLKAFADVTFSGVVIKGFSVVNGEKGLFVSMPRHQGKDGKWYNTVYPSTKELKQQLSEVVLEAYKGS, encoded by the coding sequence ATGGAAGAGAACGCAATCAGCGTCAGCCGCATATACAAGCTGGATACCGATTCCAAGCTTAAAGCTTTTGCGGATGTAACATTTTCGGGAGTTGTGATCAAAGGTTTTAGTGTGGTAAACGGCGAAAAAGGGTTATTTGTGAGTATGCCGCGCCATCAAGGCAAAGATGGGAAATGGTATAACACAGTTTATCCTTCGACCAAAGAACTAAAGCAACAGTTAAGTGAAGTTGTCCTGGAAGCGTATAAAGGCAGCTAA
- a CDS encoding shikimate kinase gives MNIYLVGFMGTGKTTVGRLLAAQKKWNFVDLDELIELKEQRRIVDIFAKEGERYFRKIEKKLLKQISTQKKFVVACGGGVVLDKDNIKLMKKTGILICLCANCEEILKRVSSSTHRPILNVEKPRERIEFLLKMRAPYYMQADKMIDTSGLSVKQVVQKILKVTK, from the coding sequence ATGAATATATATTTAGTGGGATTTATGGGGACGGGAAAAACTACTGTTGGCCGGCTCTTGGCTGCACAGAAGAAATGGAACTTTGTTGACCTGGATGAACTGATTGAATTGAAAGAGCAACGCAGGATTGTGGATATTTTTGCTAAAGAGGGTGAGCGGTATTTTCGTAAAATTGAGAAAAAATTATTAAAGCAAATTTCCACCCAGAAGAAATTCGTGGTGGCTTGTGGGGGTGGTGTAGTTTTAGATAAAGATAATATTAAATTGATGAAAAAAACCGGAATCCTGATTTGTCTTTGCGCTAATTGTGAAGAAATCCTGAAGAGAGTTTCATCCAGTACGCATCGGCCAATTCTAAATGTAGAGAAGCCCCGGGAGCGCATTGAGTTTTTACTAAAGATGCGTGCCCCTTATTATATGCAGGCCGATAAAATGATCGATACTTCGGGTCTTTCAGTTAAGCAGGTAGTCCAGAAAATTCTCAAGGTCACCAAGTAA
- the dprA gene encoding DNA-processing protein DprA has product MIEKMTELEAFVGLNLISNIGSVRLSKLLEVFGKPQEIFSAKYEHLASISGIGGQIASDIVAFKKENIEKELSFANKRGIKILTLNDDSYPKNLRQIPGVPIVLYVLGNITEQDDLAFGIVGSRSASFYGLSSAGKFAAELSAYGITIVSGMARGVDTYAHRGALKVKGRTIAVMGSGFNNIYPAENADLAKEISLSGAVISEFSMETKPLAQNFPRRNRLISGLSCGVLITEAARNSGALITADFALEQGREVFALPGRIDSAGSIGANELLKQGARLVTCCDDILEELNLVTVSKKEAVLPQENQKVACTDDENMLYECISRQPVAIDDLVEKTSLSSSKILSLILKLQFKKLIKELPGKQFMRN; this is encoded by the coding sequence ATGATAGAAAAAATGACTGAACTGGAAGCATTTGTTGGATTAAATTTAATTTCTAATATTGGCAGCGTAAGGCTGAGTAAATTATTGGAAGTTTTTGGCAAACCGCAAGAAATATTTAGCGCAAAGTATGAACATTTGGCTTCTATCTCTGGGATAGGAGGCCAAATTGCCTCTGACATTGTTGCTTTTAAAAAAGAGAATATAGAAAAAGAGCTTTCTTTTGCCAATAAGCGCGGGATTAAAATTCTTACCTTAAACGATGATAGTTATCCGAAGAATTTAAGGCAGATTCCTGGAGTGCCAATTGTACTTTATGTTTTGGGTAACATAACTGAGCAGGATGATTTGGCTTTTGGCATTGTTGGCTCACGCAGCGCTTCATTTTATGGTTTAAGTAGTGCAGGAAAATTTGCTGCTGAATTATCCGCTTACGGGATAACCATAGTTTCGGGGATGGCCCGCGGTGTGGATACCTACGCACATCGTGGAGCGCTGAAAGTGAAAGGGCGCACCATTGCGGTGATGGGTAGTGGTTTTAACAATATTTATCCTGCAGAGAACGCGGATTTAGCCAAAGAAATCAGTTTATCCGGAGCAGTAATCTCTGAATTTTCTATGGAAACAAAACCATTGGCGCAGAATTTTCCCCGCCGTAACCGGCTCATCAGCGGGTTAAGTTGCGGCGTTTTAATTACTGAGGCAGCCAGAAATAGTGGGGCATTAATTACCGCAGATTTTGCTTTGGAACAAGGCAGGGAAGTTTTTGCTTTACCGGGTAGGATTGATTCAGCCGGTTCAATTGGGGCAAATGAGTTGCTTAAGCAAGGAGCAAGATTGGTTACTTGTTGTGATGATATTCTTGAGGAATTAAATTTAGTTACTGTTAGTAAAAAAGAAGCGGTTTTGCCGCAAGAGAATCAAAAGGTTGCATGTACCGATGATGAAAACATGCTTTATGAATGTATAAGCCGGCAACCTGTGGCAATAGATGATTTAGTGGAGAAGACCTCTTTATCTAGTAGCAAGATTTTAAGTTTAATTTTAAAATTACAATTTAAAAAATTAATCAAAGAGTTGCCGGGCAAACAATTTATGAGGAATTAA
- the topA gene encoding type I DNA topoisomerase produces MSKNLVIVESPTKAKTIGKILGSNYTVVSSMGHIIDLPAKKLGVDVENKFEPEYVVIPAKKKLLTQLRKEAKTKEKIYIATDPDREGEAIGWQIKEKVFKGKDVLRVSFHEITPGAVAQAFKNARDFNIKMIEAQVGRRVLDRLVGYFLSPLLWKKLARGLSAGRVQSVGLRLIVERERLIQKFVASEYWEIVAELFKPKISGQSNFSAKLEKVDGKKAEIKNDKDAQAICEQLKDKEFKVLEIKKTEKKRYPAAPFITSTMQQEAFNKLRFNASKTMLVAQQLYEGIDIGEDNPVGLITYMRTDSPNVASVAIIEAREHIGRIFGKDFLPKEPNVFKAKKSAQEAHEAIRPSYVSRSPESLKSFLNHDQIRLYELIYNRFLASQMKPAEFLATSVDIIADKYLFVANGSHLLFEGFLAAYNKIEDEDKEEEEEKEKAKNVIPPLEEGEILGLEKLTPSQHFTKPPPRYSDSSLIKALEEEGIGRPSTYAPIIYTIIMRDYVRRIKGYLNPTELGFKVCDMLVEYFPKILDFKFTALMEEKLDEIEEGTLNRLKVLEDFYVPFKESLDFAQANIVKEVITTDQVCDKCGKPLIVKWGRRGKFLSCSGFPECKNSKSITSGVKCPAENCGGELIERHSRRGVFYGCSNFPKCTFTSRTLPEDKEGDS; encoded by the coding sequence ATGAGCAAAAATCTGGTCATTGTTGAGTCACCGACTAAAGCAAAAACTATAGGTAAGATTCTGGGAAGTAATTATACCGTGGTTTCTTCGATGGGGCATATTATCGACTTGCCTGCTAAAAAACTGGGCGTAGATGTAGAAAATAAATTTGAACCGGAATATGTGGTTATTCCTGCCAAGAAAAAATTATTAACACAATTAAGAAAAGAAGCAAAGACAAAAGAAAAAATATACATTGCTACCGACCCCGACCGGGAAGGCGAGGCAATCGGCTGGCAGATAAAAGAGAAGGTATTTAAGGGCAAGGATGTTTTACGCGTAAGTTTCCATGAGATTACTCCCGGCGCAGTTGCCCAGGCTTTTAAAAATGCGCGCGATTTTAATATTAAGATGATTGAAGCTCAGGTTGGCCGTCGGGTGCTCGACCGGCTTGTCGGGTATTTTTTAAGCCCTTTACTGTGGAAAAAGCTTGCTCGTGGTTTAAGCGCAGGTAGGGTGCAATCCGTGGGGCTAAGATTAATTGTGGAAAGGGAGCGGTTGATTCAAAAGTTTGTCGCCAGTGAATATTGGGAGATTGTTGCGGAATTATTCAAGCCTAAAATTTCCGGCCAGAGTAATTTTTCTGCCAAGCTTGAAAAAGTTGACGGAAAAAAAGCAGAGATTAAAAATGATAAAGATGCTCAAGCTATTTGCGAACAGTTAAAGGATAAAGAATTTAAAGTTTTAGAGATTAAGAAAACAGAAAAAAAGCGTTATCCTGCGGCGCCTTTTATCACCAGCACGATGCAGCAGGAGGCGTTTAATAAACTACGATTTAATGCTTCAAAGACTATGTTGGTGGCTCAGCAGCTTTATGAAGGTATTGACATCGGCGAAGATAATCCAGTAGGCTTAATTACTTATATGCGTACGGATTCTCCGAATGTTGCTAGTGTTGCAATTATTGAGGCGCGCGAACATATCGGTAGGATTTTTGGCAAAGATTTTTTACCAAAGGAGCCAAATGTTTTTAAGGCTAAGAAATCCGCTCAGGAAGCGCATGAGGCGATTCGTCCAAGCTATGTTTCCCGTTCACCGGAAAGCCTAAAAAGTTTTCTTAATCATGATCAGATACGCCTTTATGAGCTTATCTATAATCGTTTCCTGGCCAGTCAGATGAAACCGGCAGAGTTTTTGGCGACTTCTGTGGATATTATTGCGGATAAATATTTATTTGTTGCTAACGGCAGCCACTTATTGTTTGAAGGATTCCTGGCGGCTTACAACAAGATTGAGGATGAAGATAAGGAAGAGGAGGAGGAAAAAGAAAAGGCTAAAAATGTAATTCCTCCGCTTGAAGAGGGTGAAATTTTAGGGTTAGAGAAACTTACTCCTTCGCAGCATTTTACTAAACCGCCGCCGAGGTATTCAGATAGCTCTTTAATCAAGGCGCTTGAAGAGGAGGGCATCGGCCGGCCTTCGACATATGCGCCGATTATCTATACGATTATTATGCGCGATTATGTGCGCCGGATAAAAGGTTATCTTAATCCTACGGAGCTGGGGTTTAAGGTGTGTGATATGTTGGTGGAATATTTTCCTAAAATTCTTGATTTTAAGTTTACTGCGCTCATGGAAGAGAAGCTGGATGAGATTGAAGAAGGCACACTTAACCGTTTAAAAGTTTTGGAAGATTTTTACGTGCCTTTTAAAGAGAGCTTGGATTTTGCCCAGGCAAATATTGTCAAGGAAGTTATAACTACTGATCAAGTTTGCGATAAATGCGGTAAGCCTCTAATAGTAAAATGGGGTAGGCGCGGTAAATTTTTAAGTTGCTCTGGTTTTCCGGAGTGTAAGAATTCTAAGTCTATTACCTCAGGGGTTAAGTGTCCTGCAGAAAATTGCGGAGGTGAACTTATTGAGCGCCACTCCCGGCGGGGGGTTTTCTACGGCTGCTCCAATTTCCCCAAGTGTACCTTTACCTCGCGTACTTTACCAGAGGATAAAGAGGGGGATAGTTAA
- a CDS encoding GIY-YIG nuclease family protein — MLTKQYYVYFLTNWDHKVIYVGVTDDLKRRIYEHKNGLIDGFTWKYHVHKLVHYEICEEIQGAILREKQIKGGSRQKKVGLINKFNPEWDDLWSKL, encoded by the coding sequence ATGCTAACCAAGCAGTACTACGTTTATTTTTTAACGAATTGGGATCATAAAGTTATCTATGTTGGCGTAACAGACGATTTAAAGCGCAGGATTTATGAGCATAAGAATGGATTAATTGATGGATTCACATGGAAATATCATGTGCATAAATTGGTCCATTATGAGATATGCGAAGAGATCCAGGGAGCTATTTTAAGAGAAAAACAAATCAAGGGCGGTTCTCGGCAGAAGAAAGTTGGACTGATTAACAAATTTAATCCTGAGTGGGATGATTTGTGGAGTAAGTTATAA
- the xerC gene encoding tyrosine recombinase XerC, producing MEKYIEKFVRYLEIEKNYSAHTIINYKLDLQGFNKFIAGTDLEKIDYLMLRKYLAVLKEKNLGLRTVGRRLSSLRSFFRFLCREGYIKTNPMLMLSSPKLDKHLPSFMTEEEVYKLIESAHSRNKDDLLGLRDRAILESFYSSGLRISELVGLNLEDIDFISGILKIRGKGKKERIVPMGETALLAIRKYLDKRKKQTDAIFLNNNSRRITTRGVRFVLEKYLKAAGTKPGVSAHTFRHSFATHLLNRGADLRTVQELLGHANLSTTQIYTHLTTERLKNVYDKAHPHA from the coding sequence ATGGAAAAGTACATCGAAAAATTTGTGCGGTATTTGGAGATTGAGAAGAATTATTCTGCGCATACGATTATAAATTATAAATTAGACCTCCAAGGTTTTAATAAGTTTATCGCAGGCACTGACCTTGAAAAAATAGATTACCTGATGCTTAGAAAATATTTGGCGGTCTTAAAGGAGAAAAATTTAGGATTGCGTACTGTGGGCCGGCGGCTTTCATCACTACGCAGCTTTTTTAGGTTTCTTTGCCGTGAGGGGTATATTAAAACTAATCCTATGCTTATGCTCTCTAGCCCTAAATTGGATAAACACTTGCCTTCTTTTATGACTGAGGAGGAGGTTTATAAATTAATTGAATCGGCGCATAGCAGGAATAAAGATGATTTGTTAGGTTTACGCGATCGGGCAATCTTAGAATCATTTTATTCCAGTGGCTTGCGTATCTCGGAGTTAGTGGGATTAAACTTAGAAGATATTGATTTTATCAGTGGTATTCTTAAAATAAGAGGTAAAGGCAAGAAAGAAAGAATAGTACCGATGGGTGAAACTGCACTTTTGGCTATCCGTAAATACCTGGATAAAAGAAAAAAACAAACAGACGCCATATTTTTGAATAATAACAGCCGGCGGATTACTACGCGCGGGGTGCGTTTTGTATTGGAAAAGTATTTAAAGGCAGCAGGGACTAAGCCGGGGGTTTCTGCCCATACCTTTCGTCATTCTTTCGCTACGCATCTTTTAAACCGCGGCGCAGATCTGCGTACAGTACAGGAGCTCCTGGGCCATGCGAATTTATCCACCACGCAAATTTATACGCATTTAACTACCGAAAGATTAAAAAATGTTTATGATAAGGCGCATCCGCATGCCTGA
- a CDS encoding 3-deoxy-D-manno-octulosonic acid transferase encodes MFIIYDLIFMIFAFLYLPLYLLGGKFHQGFARRLGSLPEDLNLDRPIWIHAVSVGEVISIKELVTQLRKIYPQKKIVISTVTATGNKIARGLVNKEDFLTYLPLDFSFIISKVLKRINPCVFIIAETEIWPNLISCLYKHKIPVVTVNGRISDNSYGGYRAIKLFIRPVLNKVSQFCLQSDVDALRLQNLGVRKENIQVTGNVKFDINLEAAVGINASVYRQKLFFDQDDKLLVCGSTHPKEEESIFKAYQEILVSYPKFKLLIAPRHPQRSKDIGNLATDNGFMPIYISSISDSCPVRSGDPRRGTSNGASPACINKSVFILDVMGELFNYYAAADIVFMGGSLVKRGGHNILEPASLKKPVIFGPYMFNFRDISELFLKNKAAKMAHDQNELTIKIKEILSNPVAAKEMAERAYGLIIANRGATIKNIQVIQQVTWKLFRS; translated from the coding sequence ATGTTTATAATTTATGATTTAATATTTATGATTTTTGCGTTTCTGTATTTACCGTTGTATTTATTAGGCGGAAAATTTCATCAGGGATTCGCCAGGCGTCTGGGTAGCCTGCCGGAGGATTTAAATCTGGATAGGCCGATTTGGATTCATGCGGTAAGCGTAGGTGAAGTTATCTCTATAAAAGAACTAGTTACCCAGTTAAGAAAAATATATCCGCAGAAAAAAATAGTTATTTCTACGGTAACTGCTACGGGAAATAAAATTGCAAGAGGCTTGGTTAATAAAGAGGATTTTTTAACTTATCTTCCTTTAGATTTTAGTTTTATTATAAGTAAGGTACTTAAAAGGATTAACCCCTGTGTTTTCATTATTGCTGAAACCGAAATTTGGCCGAATTTGATCAGCTGCTTGTATAAACACAAGATACCGGTAGTTACGGTTAATGGCAGGATTTCAGATAATTCTTATGGAGGGTATCGGGCGATTAAATTATTTATTCGTCCGGTTTTAAACAAGGTTAGCCAATTTTGCTTGCAATCGGATGTGGATGCTTTACGATTACAAAATTTAGGAGTCAGAAAAGAAAATATCCAAGTTACGGGGAATGTAAAATTCGATATTAATTTGGAAGCTGCCGTTGGGATTAATGCTTCAGTTTATCGGCAAAAACTTTTCTTTGACCAGGATGATAAACTATTAGTCTGCGGAAGTACGCATCCTAAAGAGGAGGAGTCTATATTTAAAGCTTATCAAGAGATTTTGGTTTCATACCCTAAATTTAAACTTCTTATTGCTCCTCGGCATCCGCAGCGCAGTAAAGATATTGGAAACTTAGCAACAGATAATGGTTTTATGCCGATTTATATTTCAAGTATTAGCGATTCATGCCCCGTTAGAAGTGGCGACCCGCGCCGCGGGACTTCTAACGGGGCGAGCCCGGCTTGTATTAATAAATCGGTATTTATTCTTGATGTTATGGGAGAATTGTTTAATTATTATGCTGCGGCGGATATTGTTTTTATGGGTGGTAGTTTGGTTAAGAGAGGCGGCCATAATATCCTTGAGCCGGCAAGCCTGAAGAAACCGGTAATTTTTGGGCCGTATATGTTTAACTTTCGGGATATCAGCGAACTGTTTTTGAAAAATAAAGCCGCTAAAATGGCGCATGATCAAAATGAATTAACTATTAAAATAAAAGAAATTCTTAGTAATCCTGTTGCAGCTAAAGAAATGGCTGAACGTGCCTATGGATTGATTATTGCCAACAGAGGTGCTACTATAAAGAATATTCAGGTTATTCAGCAAGTAACCTGGAAACTGTTTCGCAGCTAA
- the greA gene encoding transcription elongation factor GreA, whose protein sequence is MSGDIYLTQEGYERLVTELEQLKTVKRRQLSRAVGEARSHGDISENAEYDAAKDAQAHNEKQIMELEDKLARVRILDKDMPSDEVLIGATVKLKDMDTDEELEYTLVSELEADYNQNKISVTSPVGQGLLGHKENEVVEIKIPAGILKYKVIKISR, encoded by the coding sequence ATGTCTGGAGATATTTATCTGACGCAAGAAGGTTATGAAAGATTAGTTACTGAGTTGGAACAATTAAAAACAGTTAAGCGCCGGCAGCTCTCTCGCGCAGTGGGGGAAGCTAGGAGTCATGGGGATATCAGTGAGAATGCTGAATATGATGCGGCTAAGGATGCACAAGCTCACAATGAGAAGCAGATTATGGAACTAGAGGATAAACTGGCGCGCGTGCGTATATTGGATAAGGATATGCCTAGTGATGAAGTTTTGATTGGTGCTACGGTAAAATTAAAGGATATGGATACTGACGAAGAACTTGAATATACTTTGGTTTCGGAGTTGGAGGCTGATTATAACCAGAATAAGATTTCCGTTACTTCTCCGGTTGGGCAGGGGTTATTGGGGCATAAGGAGAATGAAGTTGTAGAAATAAAGATTCCTGCTGGGATCTTAAAATATAAAGTAATCAAGATATCACGGTAA
- a CDS encoding nucleoside deaminase — MDKKIRNQDLKFMRLAIDIAREGIKKGQTPFGACIVKNNKVIVCDHNVVWKDTDITAHAEIIAIRHACDLLKSIDLSGCTIYSTCEPCPMCFSACHWARISRIVFGCSIKDAKDFGFNELVVSNLKLKQLTKSKIDITSGLLVKENIALFEFWQKQSAGKAY; from the coding sequence TTGGATAAAAAAATAAGAAATCAGGATTTAAAATTTATGCGCCTAGCGATAGATATAGCTAGGGAAGGGATAAAGAAAGGCCAAACTCCTTTTGGCGCATGTATTGTAAAAAATAATAAAGTTATTGTCTGTGACCACAATGTTGTCTGGAAAGATACGGATATCACTGCTCATGCCGAGATTATCGCGATTCGCCACGCCTGTGATTTGTTAAAAAGTATAGATTTATCTGGATGTACCATTTATTCTACATGCGAGCCCTGCCCGATGTGTTTTTCTGCCTGTCATTGGGCCAGGATTTCACGTATAGTCTTTGGATGCTCAATAAAAGATGCCAAAGATTTTGGCTTTAATGAACTGGTTGTATCTAATTTGAAGTTAAAGCAATTGACTAAGAGTAAGATTGATATTACTTCGGGTTTATTGGTAAAGGAAAATATCGCGCTTTTTGAATTTTGGCAGAAGCAGTCCGCAGGTAAAGCTTATTAG
- a CDS encoding OsmC family protein yields the protein MYKAEVTHNSDFAFTVKTGESEFIIDAKGKGLTSLDALLAGLGSCIGVYIRKYSQGAKLNLENFKVNVSAELSAQAPFSFREINVDIDLKNCQLDERRQKALLEFIKNCPAHNTLKSSPQIEFKLIC from the coding sequence ATGTATAAAGCAGAAGTTACTCATAATTCAGATTTTGCTTTTACGGTTAAAACAGGTGAAAGTGAATTTATAATCGACGCCAAGGGTAAGGGATTGACTTCGTTAGATGCGCTTTTAGCCGGATTAGGCAGTTGTATTGGTGTGTATATTCGTAAATACTCGCAAGGGGCAAAATTAAACCTGGAGAATTTTAAGGTAAATGTTTCCGCAGAGCTTTCTGCTCAGGCTCCGTTTTCTTTTAGGGAGATTAATGTTGATATAGATTTAAAAAATTGCCAGTTAGATGAACGTAGGCAGAAGGCATTACTTGAATTTATCAAGAATTGCCCTGCGCATAACACTTTAAAAAGTAGCCCTCAAATCGAATTCAAGCTGATATGCTAG